TCCGCCGCGCCATCGTGTCGGCCGCGCGCCGGTTGCTCGACGACGACCGTGCCTGGCAATGGCTCGCCGAAGCGACCACCATGACCGCGGTGGCCACGGCCGTGACCGAAGCCCACCCGATGACCATCGCCGAGCACTACCGCGAGCGGTACGGCACGCTGGTGCGCGGCGTGGCGGGCAGCGCCGATCCGGACACCGCGCGAACCGGCTTGGCCGCCTGGCCCGCGTGGAGCGCCTGGGACCGCGAAGGACCTGCTGCGCTGGTCACCCTGATCGGCGACCTCACCAGCACCGCGACTTGGCGGGCAGCGGTCGAAGCGGTACTCGCGGCGTGCGCGGTCACCGGCGATCCGGCGCCATTGGACGACGTGGTCACGACGCTCGCCGAAGCGGACGACGTCGTCGCCGACGGCCGGGACCAGCCGGCGCGACAACGACTACGCCACTTCGTCGCCTGCTTCGCGGTCCGCCTGGACACCGACGGCGAAACCATGCGCGGCGCCGCGGAGCGGCTGTCGACGACGCTGGCGCACCAGGCGGATTACCGAACGGACGCGCTGCTGCTCGCCGTCGCCGCCCTCCCTCGCCACGGCGAACTGCTGCCGGCCGTCCGCCGGATCGCCGCCCTCGCCGACCGTCCCGCACTGGCTTGGCAGGTGGCGGACCGGCTGGCGACCTGGCTGGCCGGCCACGACCCGGGACGGGCCGAACTGCTCGGCACCGCTCAGGCCCTCACGACCGGCCCGGCGGAGGCCTCGCTGGCGGCGAGCATCGCCGGCCAGGCCGGCCCCCACGCCGGATGGCCGCACCCATGGCGCGACCTGGTAAGGGCCCTGCGCGCGCACCCCGACGCCGATGTCCGCGAACGCGCGTCGCACATTTCCCTCGCTCCTGAGTGATGTGCCGGGCTCGGACGCCGTGACACGCGTTGCCTCTGTGTCGAGGATTCTCCGCGAGGTCATCAGCCGTCCAGAGTCCGCTCTGTTTCGGGCCATGACTGTGGCGCCGGGCCGAACGCGCGCCGGGCGGCTCGGACTGCGAGCGTGGCGACGGTGGCGTTGGCGCCACCGCCGATCACCGCGCCGATGCCGAACGGAGCCACCCGGCCGAGCACGATGATGCCCTGCTTGGTGCCGTACTTGGTGACGAAGTTCTTGCCCAGGACGCTGTTGATCTGTTTCAGCGTCGCCGTGGGCACCTTGCTGACGAGCTGGCGGGCCCAGTGCTGACCGGTGCGCTCGGCGGCCTTGCCGACAATGGTCGAGGAACCCGACTGGCCGAGCAGGATCCCCATGACCAGCGTCCGCCGGCGTTCGATCTCGTCCAGCCGAACGCCGTGGACCTCGGCGACCGAGAGCACGAACAGGGTGCTCAGTTCGAGCGAAGAGAAGGCCTCGCCCGCCGACAGTGCCAGTGCGACCCCGGTGCCGACGGCGGGCGCGGCCGCGGTGGCCCCGACCGCGGCCCCGGTGCCCGCCAGGGCGCTGACGTACATCCGCTCCAGGGTGCGGATGACCTCCGCCGGTGTGGCATCCGGGTTGCGCTGACGGGCCCGGGCGATGTTCTTGCGCACCAGCGGTGTCTGCAAGCCGATGGCCTTGTCCAGTACCTGAAGGGCCGGCTGCCCCGGCCCGCTCGACGCCGGGACCGGTCCTTCAAGGGCATCAGAGGCCACCGCGAGCTCCTTCGCGTCGTCACGTCGCCGCCCAGTCTCGCACCCGCCACGGCCGGAGCCCATCGGCCGCCAGACGATCCGGTCACCGCCCGGGCGGCCGCGTTCGACTGGCCGGACACCACCCTCGGGTGGCCGGCCGGGCCGGCGGATGAGCCCGCTTTCGTCTCGCCTGAGGCGTGCACCACGCACCGGAGCGGCGATCGTCAGCTCGCGGGGAAGAACAGGCGCAGGCGGTCGACCCGGCCTTCGCGGTGCGACATCAGCCAGACCACCGCCGGCGGGCAGTGTTGCGGATCGTGCGGCGGGCTGACCATCGCCATCTCCCACACGGTGAAGTCGCGGCTGGTGACGGCGTTGACGAAGTGCTGGCGCACACCGTAGGTCAAGTCCGCTTCCATGCCCGCCACCGCCATGTCCCGCCCGCCCTGGAAGCCCTGACCGCTGGTCATGCGCAGGTCCGGCGTCCAGCGGTCGGCGACGACGCCGGCGAACTCGCCCCGCCGGGCGGCGGCCAGCGTGTCGGCCGCCTCCCGTGCGCTGGCGGCGTTGCGCGCGGCGGCGTCGTCGTACGCCTGGTCGGCCGTGGCCAGCAGGGCTTCGGACAGCTTGGTCCGCGCCTGGTTCAGCCGGCTGCGCACCGTGCCCACCGGGAGCCGGCAGGCGGCGGCGATCTGCTCGTACGACGTGACGTCGCTGAAGTGGCGCAACAGGACCACCTCCCGCAACGCCGGGGACAGGCTGTCGATCGCGTGCCAGACCCAGTCGCGGGAGACGTGGTCGTCGAGGAGGCGTTCCGGGGTCGCGAGATCGGCCGGCGGCCCGGGGTCCGCGACCGGCACGACCCGGCGCGCGGCGCGCAGGCGCATGCGGCAGGCGTTGCGGACGATCGCCCGCAGCCACGGCCCGGCGGCGGCCGGGTCGCGCAAGGTTCCGATCCGCCGCAACGCCGTCAGCGCGGCGTCCTGCAGGGCGTCCTCGGCGTCCGGCCCGTGGCCCAGGATGCCGAGCGCCACGGCACGCATGTCGGCCTGGTGCCGGGCGAGCAACGTCCCGAGAGCGCTCACACTGCCGGCCCGGGCACCGCGCGCCAGCTCGATCTCGATGGACGTCACCTGATCATTCTGCCCGGTCCCGGCCCGGGCTCCGCGGTGTGACGCACGCCATGCCCGCCGGATCGAACTTCGCTGCCCCGAGGCCATCTTGACGGTGTTCCCAGCACAGTG
The window above is part of the Amycolatopsis camponoti genome. Proteins encoded here:
- a CDS encoding RNA polymerase sigma factor gives rise to the protein MTSIEIELARGARAGSVSALGTLLARHQADMRAVALGILGHGPDAEDALQDAALTALRRIGTLRDPAAAGPWLRAIVRNACRMRLRAARRVVPVADPGPPADLATPERLLDDHVSRDWVWHAIDSLSPALREVVLLRHFSDVTSYEQIAAACRLPVGTVRSRLNQARTKLSEALLATADQAYDDAAARNAASAREAADTLAAARRGEFAGVVADRWTPDLRMTSGQGFQGGRDMAVAGMEADLTYGVRQHFVNAVTSRDFTVWEMAMVSPPHDPQHCPPAVVWLMSHREGRVDRLRLFFPAS